Proteins from a genomic interval of Fusobacterium russii ATCC 25533:
- a CDS encoding ABC transporter ATP-binding protein codes for MKLEIKNLSFSYRDKKVLKNISFEVENSKILGILGPNGAGKSTLIKCINGILKAREGAVFLEDKNLMKISLKERARIIAYVPQLLSLPEIHLTVYETILMGRTPYKKGNFSDYDKALALENVERFGLEKYMFNYVEELSGGEKQRVLLARALTQEPKILILDESISNLDLKYQLETMKIIKNIVKEKKLFALNIVHDLNLAISYSDEILFLKEGELKYFGETKSIVSQKNIKEIFDVDTDIINYKNKNYIIPLE; via the coding sequence ATGAAGCTGGAGATAAAAAATTTAAGTTTTTCATATAGAGATAAAAAAGTATTAAAAAATATTTCTTTTGAAGTTGAAAATTCAAAAATTCTTGGAATTTTAGGTCCGAATGGAGCTGGAAAAAGTACATTAATAAAATGTATAAATGGAATCTTGAAAGCGAGAGAAGGAGCTGTATTTTTAGAGGACAAAAATTTGATGAAAATATCATTGAAGGAAAGAGCAAGAATTATTGCCTATGTGCCTCAGCTTCTATCTTTACCGGAAATTCATTTAACTGTCTATGAAACAATTTTAATGGGAAGAACACCTTATAAAAAGGGAAATTTTTCAGATTATGACAAAGCTTTGGCATTAGAAAATGTAGAGAGATTCGGACTTGAAAAATATATGTTTAACTATGTTGAAGAATTAAGCGGAGGAGAAAAACAAAGAGTTTTGTTGGCAAGGGCTCTTACACAGGAGCCTAAAATATTAATTTTAGATGAATCAATAAGTAATTTGGATTTAAAGTATCAGCTAGAAACTATGAAAATAATAAAAAACATAGTCAAAGAGAAAAAACTTTTTGCTTTAAATATTGTTCATGATTTAAATTTAGCAATATCTTACAGTGATGAGATTCTCTTTTTGAAAGAGGGAGAGCTTAAATATTTTGGAGAAACAAAATCTATAGTTAGCCAAAAAAACATAAAAGAGATTTTTGATGTGGATACGGATATAATAAATTATAAAAATAAAAATTATATTATCCCACTGGAATAG